GGTTCTACATCTCAAGCCTCCTTCACCTGACTTTCTACTCAGGCTTCTACCTAATCTACCTCCGGAGCCTCGGCCTCACCGACGGACAGATTGGCCTCCTCATCGGCCTCTCGCTCGTTCTCGTTGCCCTGCTTGAGGTCCCGACCGGGGTGGTTGCAGATAAAATCTCGAAGAAGGCGAGAGTCCTGCTCTCTAAACTCCTGCTGGTTCCCGGGACGCTCCTCCTCTACCTCGCGCACTCCTTCCCCGGCGTTCTCCTTGCAACCCTCTTTAATTCGCTCGCGGTTGCGTTCCTAACCGGCGCGGAAACGGGCTGGCTCTACGAACTACTTTCCAGAGACGGAAGGGAGGGCGAATACCCGAAGGTTTATGGGAGGTTGAGGTCGTTCGAGATGGCCGGAAGCTTCCTCGGAGCCGTTGGCGGAGGTTTCATCGCACACTCCCTCGGCATGCGTTTTGCGGTTCTGCTCAGCGTCCCCTTCGCGCTCCTCTCGGCACTAATCCTCGCCACGGTTCCAACGGATACCGCGAAAAGTAGTGCCTCTTACGGTAGGCACCTGCTCGAAAGCCTCCGCTTCGTCAGAAACTCTCCGGAAGTCCTCTGGCTCTTCATCTACGCTAACCTCATAGGCCTTCCCCTAACGGTTTTCACGTCCTTCATTCAACTCTACTTCTACGGCCTCATCGCTTCCGTTATAGTAATCTCGTGGATTTCCGCCGGCTACACCATGATAAGCGGAATCTCGTGGTACTTTGACTTTGGCGAAAAGCTCAGGGCGGTCATTTACAGGTGGTCTCCCGTGTTAATTCCCTCCCTAACCTTACTCGCGGGGTTAAACGGCTACCTCGGTTTCCTCACGCTGGTTTTTGGAAGTCTCCTCTTCGCTCAGGTGTTCAAGGAGTGGCAGGGACGCTTTCAGAGAGCCATTCCCGACGAGAAGAGGGCAACAATAGGTTCGTTCTACTCCCTCTTCACGGCAACGCTGAACGGAGGTTTAAACACTTTGGCCGGCTGGCTCTATGGGCGCGTTGGGATAATGAAAGGCCTCATTTTGCTGTCCGTCGTTTTCCTCCTGCTCGGAGCCGGGACAGCCCTGAAAAAAGAGAGGTAGTCAGAACTTCTCCTCGCACTCACAGGGCTTCTTCCCGCAGTAGGGACAGACGCCAGGGTACTTCTCCTTGACGGCCTCCTCCAAATCAACGTCGAGTAGGTTTGCAAGGCTCGCGAGCCAAGCTAAAACGTCGGCAAATTCTTCCTCCATAGCCTCGCGGTCGTTTTTCCGTATCGCCTCGCTCAGCTCGCCTACTTCCTCGACGAACCAGAGGAAGGTTTTTTCCACTCCCCTCTTTGAGTCCTTGTGGAAGTAGATTTCCCGAATCATCTCCTGGAATTCCCTGAGCTCCACCTTCACCACCGAAAAGAGTTCTGGCGGGCCCGGCGGGATTCGAACCCGCGACCTCCGGCTTAGAAGGCCGGCGCCCTATCCTGCTAGGCTACGGGCCCTCGCTCATAGGGTTTCGGGGCGGTTTTATAAAAGTTGCGGTGGAAATGGAAAGAAAAGAAAGCTCAGCGCCTCTTCCTGAGGAGGAGTGGCACTATGGCAAGTCCGACGATTAAGGCAGGACCACAGATACCCTTCTTGGAGGTAGTGGCAGTGGTGGTAGTGGTTGGACTCGTGCTCGCGGGTGGCTTGCTCTCGGCTATGTTGAGCTCCTTGGTGACGACGGCCTTGTTTCCGTAGAAGTCCTCGGCCACTATCTCAAGCTTGTACTTGCCGGCCTTGAGTCCCGGAAGCTCGACGATGTAGAAGGTATCGCCGGGCTTTCCGCTTGAGGGCTCGGCCGGGAACTTATCAACCTTGCCGTACTTGACGATGTTGCCGTTTGAGTCGTAGAGAACCGCGTAGAGGTCCCTGATGCCAAGGTTGTCCTGGGCGGTGAAGTAAACGGTGAACTGTGAGTCTGGCTTGGGGTGGCTGGGCTGGAGGTAGGCAATCTGAACGACCGGCTTCTCGGTGTCCTTTCCGGTGTCAACGACGAGCTGGGAGACACCCTTAGGAACGGTCACGTTGAGGAGCATGTAGTACTGGCCGGCTATCTCCCTTGAGGCTATAACCTTGTAGGTGACGTTGGTGACGCTCGGGTCGACCTTGGCGTTGGCTGGAACCGGGATGACAATAGGGCCGGTAACGCTGTTGTTGAGCTCGTTGATGAACTTGAGAATAGTTCCCATGCTGGTCTGGTGCTTGAATATCATGAACTCCTGCGGAACGGGAACGCTGATGAAGTCGCTCCTGACCTTGTCGTTCTCAATCTTAACCGGGGTGTAGGGCATTTCAACGCTACCGTTCTCGCTGATAACAACGAGGTTGCTTCCGTACCAGGTCGGGCTGTGCCTCGGGTTGGCCGGTGGGTTCGGCTCCTTGTCGGGAGCGCCGGTCGAGGTGAGGGTGAGGAAGTAGTGCTTGTGGCCCTCCTTGTCGATGTAGAGCCAGTACATGTCGTGGTGGATGTGACCGCTCATCGTGAGCGGGATGTTGTACTTAACGACGTCCTCAAGGAAGCGCTTCGCGACCTCCTGGTCGGCACCCCAGTAGCGACTGACGTACTCCTTAAGCTGGTCCCAATCGGTGCTCGGGTCAAGGCCCTGGATGACACCGCCGAGGTAGTTCCAGCGCGGGTTGAAGAAGTACGGGTGGTGGTAGAGGACTATCGGAATGTAACCCTTGTGCTCGTCGAGAACCTTCTCCATCCACTCAATCTCGTCCATCGTCGGGTAACCGCGGTCTCCTCCGGTGTCGAGGCCGATTATGATGAACTTGCCGATGGTGACGTAGAAGTACTTGGGACCGAGAACCTGGGTGTAAACGGTCGGCGGGTCGTCGTGGTTGCCCTTGATTCCAACGACCGGAAGGCCGGAAGCGGAGGCGAGCTTGGTTATGTTGTAGATTATCTGGTATCCGGTAACGTCACCGCTGGTGTCGACCTCGTCACCGGTGTTTATCATTATGGTAGCACCGTTCATTGCCCAGTACTGGTAGGCGCTGTAAGTTGCCACAACGCTGTGGAGCGGAATCGGGTTGGAGCACATCTCCTCAAGCTTGTAGACGTTGCTCTGGAAGTACGGTCCGCAGACGAAACCGACCTTTGCACCGGTGGTGACGTGGGTGTCACTCGTCCAGGCAATCTTGAGGGTCTTCGGCCACTCCTTGAAGACCTTGAGACCGTTCGGGAGAACGAGAGTTCCCTTGTTGGTCTTTATGAGGAGGAAGTAGTCGTCCGGGGCAATGTCATCCGGGGTCTGAAGGGTGACTGAATTGTCGTCCTTGGAAACTATTTGAAGGTCATACGGGCCGTGAAGGACTGAAACAGCTGTCACTGACTCAACCTGAACACCTTCTTTGGGATAGAGCTTGAAGGTGCCTCCGGGGATGGCGAACGCCGGAACAACGGGCGCGGGCAGGTAAACGTAGTCGCTGTAGGTCGTTGAGTAGTCCTGAGCCAGCGCTGGAACCGCTCCAAGTGCAGAAAGGGCAGTTGCAAACGCAATCAGCAGAGCCAACAGCCGCCTGGCCATGGTATCACCGGTACAAGGGGAGAAAAGGCGCTTAAAACCTTTCCCGTTTGAAATCTGTCCAACGAGACGCCCGCTAATGTTCTTTTTGAGCATTTTCTGTCAAAAAAGATACCATGTGGTCCACAGCAGTGGAGCGACCGCCGAGGTGTGTATAGAGGGAGTGCATCTCCAGAAGCCTGGCCCTTAGCTTCTCCTCCGGTTTCACGAGGTAGCGCGTGAAGAGGACGGCCATCTCAATTAGCAGGCAGTCAGCTCTGCTGAACGGTTTAACCGGTAGCGTCCCCTCGATTTCGCCCTCCGGGATAAACTCGCAGAGCAGAACCTCCGTTTCGCCGAGTTCATCCTTCCAGCGCTCGACCTTCCACTCCACCCGCCCGTACAGGCCGGGGAGGCCTTTAATCCAGCGGTGGGCGTTCGCCTCAACGAACTCCAGCTCGACGGGAAGGTTCAGAGCGGTCCTGACGAGCAGTTCGGGGTCGTTGGTGAGCTGGATTGAGGCTTTACCAGTTTCGATAATCTCACGGAAGCTCCTACCGGGGAAGAGCTTGAACCTCAGCCTTTCGCCCTCCCGGACGACGCCAACGGGAGTACCGTTCGAGCGCGTGACGAGAAGAACCTCGTAAACCTTGCCCTCCTCGAAAACGTCAAGCATTCCGACCACCGGGCCAAATGAAGAAGAAAAAATCAGAGGTTCTGCTTGGGGAGAACGATTATGTCGTCCCTGTCGACGTAGAAGGTAACCGGCTGAGTCGGCCTGAGGTTGGCTATCTCCTTGTCGCTTATTGCCCTGGCTATGATTCTCGTCTCGCCGAAGAGACCGACGACCTCGGTGAAGAAGCCGTAGTACTCGATGAGGTCAACGGTTCCCTCAAGTGAGACGGTGTTCTCGCCGGGCCTGAACTTTATGCGCTCCGGCCTTATGACGAGGACGACGTTGTCGCTCTTCTCGGTGTAGTGGAGCCCGTCGAGACGGAAGCTCTCGAACTCAACGGTGACCTTGTCGCCGTTCCTCTCGACGACCTTAGCCGGGATGACGTTGGTCTTGCCCATGAAGCTCGCGACGAATTCCGTCCTCGGCCTCTCGTAGATGTCCCTTGGGGTTCCAACCTGCTCGACGGTTCCGACGTTCATAACCGCTATCCTGTCGCTTATGGCCATTGCCTCCTCCTGGT
The Thermococcus sp. 21S9 DNA segment above includes these coding regions:
- a CDS encoding MFS transporter, which encodes MNYVRRFYISSLLHLTFYSGFYLIYLRSLGLTDGQIGLLIGLSLVLVALLEVPTGVVADKISKKARVLLSKLLLVPGTLLLYLAHSFPGVLLATLFNSLAVAFLTGAETGWLYELLSRDGREGEYPKVYGRLRSFEMAGSFLGAVGGGFIAHSLGMRFAVLLSVPFALLSALILATVPTDTAKSSASYGRHLLESLRFVRNSPEVLWLFIYANLIGLPLTVFTSFIQLYFYGLIASVIVISWISAGYTMISGISWYFDFGEKLRAVIYRWSPVLIPSLTLLAGLNGYLGFLTLVFGSLLFAQVFKEWQGRFQRAIPDEKRATIGSFYSLFTATLNGGLNTLAGWLYGRVGIMKGLILLSVVFLLLGAGTALKKER
- a CDS encoding MazG nucleotide pyrophosphohydrolase domain-containing protein; protein product: MELREFQEMIREIYFHKDSKRGVEKTFLWFVEEVGELSEAIRKNDREAMEEEFADVLAWLASLANLLDVDLEEAVKEKYPGVCPYCGKKPCECEEKF
- a CDS encoding CGP-CTERM sorting domain-containing protein: MARRLLALLIAFATALSALGAVPALAQDYSTTYSDYVYLPAPVVPAFAIPGGTFKLYPKEGVQVESVTAVSVLHGPYDLQIVSKDDNSVTLQTPDDIAPDDYFLLIKTNKGTLVLPNGLKVFKEWPKTLKIAWTSDTHVTTGAKVGFVCGPYFQSNVYKLEEMCSNPIPLHSVVATYSAYQYWAMNGATIMINTGDEVDTSGDVTGYQIIYNITKLASASGLPVVGIKGNHDDPPTVYTQVLGPKYFYVTIGKFIIIGLDTGGDRGYPTMDEIEWMEKVLDEHKGYIPIVLYHHPYFFNPRWNYLGGVIQGLDPSTDWDQLKEYVSRYWGADQEVAKRFLEDVVKYNIPLTMSGHIHHDMYWLYIDKEGHKHYFLTLTSTGAPDKEPNPPANPRHSPTWYGSNLVVISENGSVEMPYTPVKIENDKVRSDFISVPVPQEFMIFKHQTSMGTILKFINELNNSVTGPIVIPVPANAKVDPSVTNVTYKVIASREIAGQYYMLLNVTVPKGVSQLVVDTGKDTEKPVVQIAYLQPSHPKPDSQFTVYFTAQDNLGIRDLYAVLYDSNGNIVKYGKVDKFPAEPSSGKPGDTFYIVELPGLKAGKYKLEIVAEDFYGNKAVVTKELNIAESKPPASTSPTTTTTATTSKKGICGPALIVGLAIVPLLLRKRR
- a CDS encoding DUF447 domain-containing protein; its protein translation is MLDVFEEGKVYEVLLVTRSNGTPVGVVREGERLRFKLFPGRSFREIIETGKASIQLTNDPELLVRTALNLPVELEFVEANAHRWIKGLPGLYGRVEWKVERWKDELGETEVLLCEFIPEGEIEGTLPVKPFSRADCLLIEMAVLFTRYLVKPEEKLRARLLEMHSLYTHLGGRSTAVDHMVSFLTENAQKEH